The genomic window CGAGAGCTTCCCCGCGTTGTCGCACCTCTACTGgtggttttcctttttttcatgtGGGCACGAGAAGAATTTAAGGggggaaaaataaaatccatgTCAGAAACTGTCAACACTGCGAGGTCCCACAGGCCACCGATGCCGGGagaccgcacacacacacacacttctgggCTATGATTCACATCGCCTGCTACATGTATGACACATCCACAGGCACACTCGGTTCCAGGGCGCCTCATCTCCCAAATGGTGCCTTCTGTTCTCAGCCCGGGCTTCTCTGAAGAGAGACACCCGCAGAAGTTTCCATTTTCTACATTATTGCAATtgagagaaaaaaggggggTCTTGCATTTAGGGGATCTTCTCTGACAGTTAGTGTAAATACGCGCAGATCAATAATGATTATGACAGTCATTCCCTCTGAATGAACATTTCGGGGAGAGATTCAGATTCGGGCCTCCTCTCCAGAGAGATCCGTGCCAGTTAAGGAACATCGAATTCCTAAATGGTGACGCACGCTGCACACTGAAAATGGTGGCCCGGGTGCGTCCTCTGCATTTTTATAGACCTACTTTGCATATTGGATTTTGAAGTGGGTCAAGCTAGGAGCAAgttatcaaaaagaaaaagaaaaaaatccaagcAAGTACGTAAACGATTGAAGAACCATCAGcttgaaaaaacaaggaaatgtGATATAAACCAATAAAAAGAGGATAAGAGCCGAATTGTGAAAACAAACCCAATCCAGCAGCTGCACGTCTCAATCCccatctgatttttttttacccctgaTATTGTCACAATGCTAAAATGGCCTTTGCTATTTCAAATCCTAGCtccaattttgtttttaataaataaccAAATCATCACTTGCCGGGGCGTCAATGCCAACGCCGCGGTTATGGTGTAATTGCGAAGGGGGGACAGCCTCGGATAATGCTCATTGATTGAAACTCCATTGATTTCGAATCCTCCCCGAGTCTCTGGCTGCCCCTCGGAGCGAGGCACATACATGGTGTGCCTTGATCTGCCCTGATTGCAGTCCACCACACGGCCAATTGTCATCAGCCCGGAGTGCGTTGTTATTTGACTACGAAAACGAAATAACCTCCTAGCCCTGCAGGGGGAGCGCACCGTTTCTGGACGCTTGTTTCAGCCCCCTGTATGAAAGTGAAACTCACACCTCCCCCCAAAACAAATTAAGAATCATGTAAAATCCAGAGGTTCCGCCATCACATCAACCAGCCACAGCTTCAATGTTCCTCATGAGCACATTATGTGAACCTGACATCATGTTTTATTCGATGACAATAACATAGTTTGGTCAATATAGTGCAATAAGTGCAAAGCAATCAGAACAAACTAAAATCGATAAGGGATAGAGAATCTGCGGACGCTTGTATAAAAATAGGTGTTACATTGATTAAAATATCAGTATTACACAACATAATTaatactttgaaatatcctTTATGAATTTTGCTTTTGATAACATATCAATTCTACATATTGAAAATGAATACCcatattcatttttaatataataatctCCTTTATGAGACTCATTTAAAGGCTTGCTCGCCTTCCAATTCCAAAAAGTGCAGAAAGCATACAAAGACACTTTTTTTGTCATCTTCTTCAAATGAGgcagtccttttttttttttttttttcttcttcttcttctttgttttttcttaacaTTGGGGGTGTgccacttttcaaaataagccACTTTTACAATGCAGAGCTACAGTAAATGAAACTACAAACATAAGCTTTTTCCAGAGGGTTTCATGGAGAATGATGACACAGGTAATATTGATGTAGAATCAAAAGTTTTGAAAAGACATGGCAGATTATATCAATAAATACTTACTTACAGTCTACAGCAGAAAATAGTCCTACACAGTTCTCGATGATCTGCTGTACAGTGTTTTTAGTCCGGGAgtgatttttttataaacatttttttttcctttccatcTGATTCACAATAAACCGTATGCATGGTTATATTCCTGAAAATGAAGGTGGGTAAGATTTACCTGTACACTTACATTTCTGTGTGTTATTTCGATCTTCACCatagaaaaatagatttttgcATCATCAGTTAAGCGGAGCAACTTTGTTCAATCCGTGTTTCAGAAAGCTGTATCCGTTTTTCCTGTACTGTCACGTTTCGGAAATAAGAATACGATTGTTCGGCACaccccgtttttttttttgtttgttttaaactccATTTCGCCTTCGCTTGTTTGTGTCGTGCCAAGGCACCCCTATAAACCCAGCCACTGTTTCAAAGAGGGTCACGAGAGATAAAATGCTTCGTTACATTAATGACTCGGCTGCTCAGAACTGGCTAAAGGTGGTCTGTTTCTCAAGAACTTCGAGGTAATCGGGCTCGGACTGCAGTTTAGCTTTCAGCTCCAAATACTCATTCCTATTGGGCTCGACATAGACAGTACTGGGTGCCGTGCCGTAGAGCACCGTTTCTCTTATCCTCTCCGGGTGCAAGAACTGACGCCTGACATCGAAATTGGGGTTGTACGTGTACGACACCGGCCCCGTGTACTTGAACTCTAAATTGGTGCCCGCGGGGAGGGACGGGATGGACTGGTGGGGCGACTGCTTATCGGCTTCCAGGATGCCCCGGAAGAAATGGTCCGCATCCTGGACGGGGGAGGGGTTGTCGCGGGGCTCGATGGTGCTGACGCTGTACGTCGGGCTCCTCATCGTGCCGCTGTCCCTCTCGTCGTCTGCGGTACTCCTGTATGTGACCTTGAGCTCGTGGAGGTCGCGGTAATCCTCCACTGTGTTTCCCTCCCGTGACCTGTAGATGGGGTTCTTGCACATGTGGCCCATGGGGTGGGGAATATACTCGTAGACGTGACTGGCCGGGGCCTTGACTTTCGGGCCAGAGCGGTTGCTGTAGAGGCTGTACTGCAGGTTGAAAGAGCTGACGTCCGAATTGTTGGTGCTGGTGCGGTCGCTCTGTGACTTCTTGCGCTTTTTCATCACCACAACAAACAGCCCCGCAGCCACGAAGACGGACATGATGAAAACGAGCAGGAGgctgaggatgaggacagagagggggacagtGCTGCTCGGGGTGTTGAACTTCTGCGGGGCCGCCGTGGTCACGACCCGGTCGTCCATGGGCTCGTCCGTCGGGGTACTCGATGAGACGTAGGCATCAGAGTAGTCCGGGCAGAGCTGCTCCGACTGGATGGAGCGCAGGTCCATTGCGGCGTGGCGCTTGGGTGTCTCGCACACGACCTCGTTGACCACCGTGCCGGCGCTGAGCTGCTCCAGCCATATCTTCATCCCCACTATGTCACAGGAGCAGTCCCAGGGGTTTTCAAACAGGTctatctgcagcagcagcttcagctgaTCCAACACACCACTCACGGGCAGGTTTTGGAAATGGTTGTTACGCAGATTCAGCCGAGACAGTGAGAGGCTGGAAAAGATGCCCACAGGTAAGGTTTTCAGGAGGTTATTGTTGAGGAAAAGCAGCTGGAGATTAGGGAGGTAGCGGAAAGCGCCCTCATCCACCTCCTTGATTTTGTTGTACTCTAAATAAAGATACTGCAAGTTCTGCAGACCAAAAAACATTTCTCCTGTAAGCCTGTCCATGAGATTACCATTCAAATACAGCCTACGCAGGTTGGTTAAATCCCCAAAAGCCCGGTCGTGGATCTGTGTTATCCTGTTGTTTCCCAGGTGAAGCAAATCCAATCCAGTGGCATCGACAAAATCGGATCTCCGCACCACGGGGATGTAATTTCCAgtgagatacatttttttgggATTGTATGGCTTGGGTTTTAGATCTGAAATGCTTTCAATCTTTCTCTCTTGGCAGTTGACATTTAGCCCAATTTCAGATATCTGCAGATTACATGTGCAGGTGGTGGGGCAGTCCAAAGGCACGGGAGATTTGGTCTGAAAAGCAATGATGGGGCCATAGTTGTGAGGGTTGCCGCCGGATAATCGGGACGTGGGCTTTGCCCTAGTTCTGTTAAATTGTCGCGTGCCCTTGGTGGGCCTGGAGGAGGACCTAAACACCGCCGAGGAGGTGGCGGAGGCGGTGACGGCAGCAGGTGTGGTCTGGTAATACCCATTAGTGCTGCTAGGGGGCGCAGGCCTGGCCGTGTCCTCCGGGGGTCTCCTCGGGCAGAGCTCCTGCTTCGACACCTCATCCAGGTCCCTGCCGTGGAGCCTGAACGGCGTCTCGCACACCACCTCCCCCACCAGGGCCGTGTATGCTATACTCTCCAGCCAAGCCTTCAGGGCGATGAGCTCGCAGGAGCAATTCCACGggttctcctccagctgtaATTCCACAACTTTGTCCATGTGCTCCAGGAGGCCGATGTAGGGGAACATTTTTAACCGGTTCCCCCTCAGGTCCAAGTGTGTCAGGGGAACATTCCGAAAGATGTTCGGCGGCAGGGCAAAGAGCAGGTTGTCGTTCAGGATCATAACTGTCAGCTGGTGCAGTCTGCTCAAGGCATTGGGATCTATGTTGGTGATGTAATTGTAATCAATCTGCAGGTATTCCAAACTCTCCAGTCCTGCCAAGGTGTCGTCCCGAAGGATTTCGATCTTGTTGTTGTTCAGGTGCAGCCTTTTTAATCCCTGGAGCCCGTTGAAGGCGCCGGACTCCACCTCCGAGATGTCATTGTTCCCCAGGTGCAGGATGGTCACCCCGGTGTAGTTGATGAAGTCGTTGACCGACAGCTTCTTCAGGAGGTTCCCTGTCAGCAGGAGGTGGTACATGGAGAAACGGACGGGGCTGATCTCCGTCAGTCGGATGATCCCCCGGTTCTCGCAGCTCACCGTCAGGATCCCTTCCTTCTCCTCGCACGTGCACAGGCTTCGACAGATCTCCCCATAATTGTCATACATCTCAACCAGCCTCAGAGATGATGCAATCAGAAGGATTATTTTTAGGATCCAGATATGCATTTTTCCTGGGAGAGGGTGCCCCAGCTCACTCAAGTGCGGTGCCAATGTGAGGAGTCATCTGAGGaagggggaaagaaaaggacGGGTTCTGATTTACATAGAGCATTTGAATTACATACGTGAAAACTTGTTTTTACAAAAATGCATATAAAATAGAGTCAACCCCTTCAGGAGGCGAATCCCTGAGGAACAAACATAAGACATTCATAAGAAACAAAAGACATTCATAACAAACACGGAGGCAAAGACAAGTGGGCCTACAGATGTGTGTTCGTTATGCAGATGTGCTATGTCGGCATCCTTTCGGTTCGTGACGGTGTTAGAAAACAAGTCACccagatgattttttttgtttttttcatacaaTCGCGCACCTAGACGATAATATAATCCAGTTGATAAAACAACTCCCCGCGGTGTGATGGCCACTGCGCATTTTTATAGCTCGCCTGAATTCCAATTCATCtcgggaggaggaagaagaagaaaaaaaaaaaagcttcgcCATCCACCGTGTGCAGACTAATAGATCTGCTCTTTCCTAATGCAATCTCTTGAGAATTCccccaaaacacaacaaaaaaaaaaatcagaagcCTCACTATCAAGATATCTCGACGCACATCGCTTTGCGTAAACGGATGATGTGGCGTCTCGTTGTTTCTTCGCGATTGaatcttttttccccccactcaAACTAACATTCAAATCCGGGAGATGAACTCCTCACTCTCCTGCCCACAAGGATCTCTCACTCACCCCGCATAGCCGACGACTCGGTAACAGTGGGGAAACTGTCGGATCCCTTTTCTCCAGCTCCGTCCAAAGAACATAAGGACgggggtggtggtgttggtggtggtggtgatggggcTCTATTCCCATGCTATGGTTAAAATAATCCTGGGTGATTATATTCTCACTAACGAGTCGGCTGCGGGAAGGCAGCCGGTGCACATCTTAAATCCGGCCTGCGATAGAAAATACATATATGTGAAAACCAGCCCTGTGCAAGGCGACAGTCGCAGCCCTTCTTCTGCCCACGGGTGGAGTGAAAGATAAGAGAGGAGTTGATCAGAGGCGAATAAGCAAGTGTGGGTGATCTAATGGCGGGTCTCAGATCGAAAAATGCATTTTGACACGGAGTAAATAGTTCCATAATCAAGTATTCTGTATGGCATCTGCTATATAAAAGGTTACAGatagtcgccccccccccccctctctctctctctctcgctctctctccttcgCCTCTCTCTGTCCGCCAGAGACGCGTGAgcgcgcgtgcacacacacacacacacacacacgcacgcacgcaaacacacgcacacacacacacacagacacatgcacattcgGTCCGTTTcttaaaaagaacacaaaagcCTACACACATCGACCCACTAAATCTACCCCAATGCGCGCTCGTACGAACATGCAAAGATATGCTGCCCAtgtctacccccccccccccattcgtTATCGTGTCTTACATTTGAGTTTAGTATCACCACCTCAAGAAATGCCCGTCGCCTGTGCTTGCGACGAAGACAGCTAGAAAGCGCAGGCGACGGTGGGTGCTATGATTCGGAGCGAATGGGAACTGTGGTGATTTATTTGCGGGCATAGACACGCAGGCTCCGCGGGGCTGGTTACGGCCACAGCAGCCGCAGACACGTCGCTCGACAGcgtcttgttaaaaaaaaaaaaaaaaaaaactcaaaaaatcTGGATCAACTTTGCGCCTGGCGAGAAAACAGTGATTTCAGCACCACGGAGAGGTCCCCGTCAAAATAACGTGATGTAAGCGTGTGAACGGCGATTTCAGTACCGCGGACAGATCCCGCTCTAATAAATATGTTAAAGCATGTAATGTCgacaagagagagaagagagaggggaagagatagagagatagagagagagagagagaaaagcagtgTCCTCTTACCGTGTTGATCCCGGTGAACGCCAAAGCATCCCGAAAATCACGTCTGTTgccccctctcttccctccagcCTCTGTGGAAACATGGGTTTCGTGGTTCCACCTTGCGCCAGGCGTCgggaaataaaataagaatgatAGAAAaagcggaaaaaaaaaaaaaaagaatcctcaAAGTCAAGTCTCCTCTGCGTTTAGCTCCATGGACCGGGCATCGACGGGCGCATGTACGCGGGTCTCGCTCACGCCGAGAACGTGACGGCAAAAGGGGGCTCCCGTGTTCGTCCAGCGGCGGCCGAAATTAGCAGTGTCATGTCGGAGGAGAGAGCCGCGGCCAAAGTTCGCAAACGCGTCGTAATCCCACATCAGACGCGTCCTGCCGCATGCATTTTAACTGTGACTTTCATCTATGCGCACTGGCGGGAGCGCGGAGGAGAAGGGAGGCACGGATATTCCCCCCCTCGTCCGTGTGCCAGTGGTGCGGCTGGTACCGGTTAATGTTCAGGTCTGCCCAAGGTCTCCTTTTTATTTCGGCTGCCAGACACATCGACCGCACATCGGTGGCTTAGCGTTCCTCCGGCTTTTTCTCCTGCACCGTCGGACGCGAGCATCCGATCCGCCGTCTCCAGTCCCGCATGGGTCACGAGATATCCCGcgtatgtgcacacacaacGCGCAACACACAAGCTTTATCGCCcgcccccaccaccaccgccgccaccgTTTCAACTAGTGGAACTTGATCTGGGTTGCTGCAAACCAGCGCATCCCCTACAGCGATGGACGTATCATGACACAATTACCATCGTACGACAGCAGAAATCACTCGTGGAAAAAGACGCATAAATCCCCCAATCGCTGCACTGTCTCGGCGCAGAAATGAAAAGCATATTAATGCGTGCAATGGTCTTTAAGGGGGTATGGTAATGTGGAGGCGGTGGGCTTgggtaggaggaggaggaggaggcggagaggaaggggaggtggggaagagaaaagaataaGGGAGGCTGGATGTGGACCCGTAGAGGGCAGCACAATGATGAAAAAAGGCATCTTGGCCGCCTCGCATGATTCAGGCTCCTCCGTGTGCGTCAGTGGATTTGAATTCAACagcaacaaccacacacacacacacacacacgcacgtttGAAAGCCACAACTGGACAGGACAAGCTTCCCCTCCCCTTAATACTGCCAGTGCTCATCAAGGAGCCTTTTGATTTCCTCAGGGAGAAGAGGGAAACAGACGTATATATTGGCCCCCGACACTCATCCCGGATCTATCATGTCTCTTCATTATCCCGTCTGGGAAAGATAGTCCTCCAGACAAGCCGGCTGGAAGACATTCTCCTATTAGCGCATTGTTTGCATTCCCCTCCCTCACAAATGTGTGAGCTCCTGCTATGACAATGTGCGCTGTGGAAACACAAAAGTAATCCTTTCCGTGTATCACTGTTGCTCAAAGATGACCTTCGATCTATTCTTTCAGCTCAGAGTTGGGA from Platichthys flesus chromosome 22, fPlaFle2.1, whole genome shotgun sequence includes these protein-coding regions:
- the LOC133933220 gene encoding SLIT and NTRK-like protein 5; the encoded protein is MHIWILKIILLIASSLRLVEMYDNYGEICRSLCTCEEKEGILTVSCENRGIIRLTEISPVRFSMYHLLLTGNLLKKLSVNDFINYTGVTILHLGNNDISEVESGAFNGLQGLKRLHLNNNKIEILRDDTLAGLESLEYLQIDYNYITNIDPNALSRLHQLTVMILNDNLLFALPPNIFRNVPLTHLDLRGNRLKMFPYIGLLEHMDKVVELQLEENPWNCSCELIALKAWLESIAYTALVGEVVCETPFRLHGRDLDEVSKQELCPRRPPEDTARPAPPSSTNGYYQTTPAAVTASATSSAVFRSSSRPTKGTRQFNRTRAKPTSRLSGGNPHNYGPIIAFQTKSPVPLDCPTTCTCNLQISEIGLNVNCQERKIESISDLKPKPYNPKKMYLTGNYIPVVRRSDFVDATGLDLLHLGNNRITQIHDRAFGDLTNLRRLYLNGNLMDRLTGEMFFGLQNLQYLYLEYNKIKEVDEGAFRYLPNLQLLFLNNNLLKTLPVGIFSSLSLSRLNLRNNHFQNLPVSGVLDQLKLLLQIDLFENPWDCSCDIVGMKIWLEQLSAGTVVNEVVCETPKRHAAMDLRSIQSEQLCPDYSDAYVSSSTPTDEPMDDRVVTTAAPQKFNTPSSTVPLSVLILSLLLVFIMSVFVAAGLFVVVMKKRKKSQSDRTSTNNSDVSSFNLQYSLYSNRSGPKVKAPASHVYEYIPHPMGHMCKNPIYRSREGNTVEDYRDLHELKVTYRSTADDERDSGTMRSPTYSVSTIEPRDNPSPVQDADHFFRGILEADKQSPHQSIPSLPAGTNLEFKYTGPVSYTYNPNFDVRRQFLHPERIRETVLYGTAPSTVYVEPNRNEYLELKAKLQSEPDYLEVLEKQTTFSQF